In Pseudobacter ginsenosidimutans, the following are encoded in one genomic region:
- a CDS encoding SusC/RagA family TonB-linked outer membrane protein, which yields MQMLKRLLQKLTLICLLLAGWLFASAMPRDWTIKGVVTDKNGNPVEAASVSVKGDTRGTKTDALGKFQLSVPENATLVITAVGYASTEIKITEEKEIKVSLEASASNLNEVVVVGYGTQKKGDLTAAISTVNAKNLEKQPTANLGTMLQGQAAGVIVSSGSGNPAGNPSIVIRGMNSINNDKPLYVVDGIPQDDSYDLNPNDIESVNILKDASASTIYGARAAGGVIIITTKKGKGGEPRVNFSGFFAQHKLNNNIDLLDKVSMNKVVRQAYANDNGTPPVYVMDDNKYGNTNWQDAFFKTGTEQKYDVDLSGSSDKISYRLSYGHWEHNGTVINSGAKRDNVRLNSDIKLLNNRLKISPILSYTKFNNKNFGDANTDGNAGYSEIMYLYEALPHIRIYDPASPNGYAKPEAELGSGNPVGERMLSDNRSNDDYLQINVSADLKLWKGLSYTLNVGKNFTNQYEYSQTQAYDFGAQAFNQFPSRSESRGRIEYSVFTHLLNYEKSFGDHTLKAMYGFSREKKVSTGTSGAGNHLSSPLIEALSGLIIEGSGDYIRANGWNFSNTLQSFFGRLNYSYNDKYLLQGSIRRDGSSRFAPEHRYGTFWSASAGWNMHKENWFRVSWIDELKPRVSYGIVGNQNISNFQYLARIYLLGSSNVLNYPFGPKASQQVYIGAISNAFANNNIKWEQTGTFNAGLNFSLLKNRLSGSFDYFKSRTEDMLAETPIPSSSGITQFPLTNIATMENKGWELSLTYRQSNASGFSFDVTGNVSHSQNKIIRLGYDEGVIQDGSVDYTNRTTTITKKGIPLGSFYLYQTAGIFQKQEEIAAYKNKDGELLQPNAKPGDLKFVDVNDDGTLDDGDKVLMGSSLPDLDFGINFNASYKNWDLSMFFNGKKGLKMYNGAKMFLYRFFRSADLSNAWTPDNPNTDVFRVSNSDVNLNQRVSNYFLEDASFVRLRNIQIGYTVPSDLLKRAYLSKLRIYVGAYNLFTITNYTGFDPDLTSTGIFSRGVDRGYYPLSRSFVAGINLGF from the coding sequence ATGCAAATGCTAAAACGATTGCTACAGAAATTGACGCTAATATGCCTTCTGCTGGCAGGCTGGCTATTCGCTTCCGCTATGCCCCGCGACTGGACCATCAAAGGTGTGGTGACCGACAAAAATGGTAATCCCGTAGAAGCGGCTTCCGTTTCCGTGAAAGGAGACACCCGCGGAACGAAGACAGATGCGCTCGGAAAATTCCAGCTCAGCGTTCCTGAAAATGCCACCCTGGTGATCACCGCCGTTGGATATGCATCCACGGAAATAAAGATCACCGAAGAAAAAGAGATCAAAGTAAGTCTCGAAGCTTCCGCCAGTAACCTCAACGAAGTGGTTGTGGTAGGATATGGCACCCAGAAAAAAGGCGACCTTACCGCAGCTATTTCCACTGTGAACGCCAAAAACCTGGAAAAACAACCTACTGCCAACCTGGGTACGATGTTGCAGGGACAGGCCGCCGGTGTGATCGTCTCCTCCGGTTCGGGTAACCCTGCCGGTAATCCCTCTATCGTTATCCGCGGCATGAACAGTATCAATAACGATAAACCACTCTACGTGGTGGATGGTATCCCCCAGGATGATTCATACGACCTAAATCCTAATGATATTGAAAGTGTCAATATCCTGAAAGATGCTTCCGCATCCACTATTTACGGTGCACGCGCTGCCGGTGGTGTGATCATCATCACCACCAAAAAAGGAAAAGGCGGCGAGCCCAGAGTGAACTTCAGCGGCTTCTTCGCGCAGCACAAACTCAATAACAATATCGATCTGCTGGATAAAGTATCCATGAACAAAGTGGTGAGGCAGGCATATGCCAACGATAATGGAACGCCTCCCGTGTATGTAATGGATGATAACAAATACGGCAATACCAACTGGCAGGATGCATTCTTTAAAACAGGTACTGAACAGAAATATGATGTGGACCTTTCCGGAAGTTCCGACAAGATCAGCTACCGCCTGAGCTATGGCCACTGGGAGCATAATGGCACCGTGATCAATTCCGGCGCAAAACGCGATAACGTCCGCCTCAACAGCGATATCAAATTGCTCAACAACCGCCTGAAGATCTCGCCGATCCTCAGCTATACCAAATTCAACAACAAGAATTTCGGAGACGCCAATACCGATGGCAATGCCGGCTATTCTGAGATCATGTATCTCTACGAAGCCCTGCCGCATATCCGCATCTACGATCCCGCTTCCCCTAATGGTTATGCGAAACCTGAAGCAGAGCTTGGTTCCGGCAACCCTGTTGGTGAGCGCATGCTGTCAGACAACCGGAGCAATGATGATTATCTCCAGATCAACGTGAGCGCAGATCTCAAATTGTGGAAAGGATTGTCTTACACCCTCAATGTAGGAAAGAACTTTACTAACCAGTATGAGTATTCGCAAACACAGGCATATGATTTCGGGGCTCAGGCATTCAACCAGTTCCCGAGCCGTTCCGAATCCAGGGGACGTATAGAATATTCCGTATTCACGCATTTACTCAACTATGAGAAGAGCTTTGGCGATCACACCCTCAAAGCCATGTATGGATTCTCTCGTGAGAAAAAAGTGAGCACCGGCACAAGCGGTGCGGGCAATCACCTGAGCAGCCCGCTGATAGAAGCGCTGAGTGGCCTCATCATCGAGGGTTCCGGCGATTATATCCGCGCTAATGGATGGAATTTCAGCAACACGCTGCAATCCTTCTTCGGCAGGCTCAACTACAGCTACAACGATAAATATCTTTTGCAGGGAAGCATCCGCCGCGACGGATCATCACGCTTTGCACCAGAACATCGTTACGGAACTTTCTGGTCTGCCTCTGCCGGATGGAATATGCACAAGGAAAACTGGTTCAGGGTTTCCTGGATCGATGAGCTGAAACCACGCGTGAGCTATGGTATCGTGGGCAATCAGAATATCTCCAACTTCCAGTACCTGGCCAGGATCTACCTGCTGGGCAGCAGCAATGTGCTGAATTATCCTTTCGGGCCCAAGGCCAGTCAGCAGGTATACATCGGCGCTATCTCCAATGCCTTCGCCAATAACAATATCAAGTGGGAACAAACCGGAACTTTCAATGCCGGTCTGAACTTCAGCCTGCTGAAGAACAGGCTGAGCGGTAGTTTCGATTATTTCAAATCCCGCACGGAAGACATGCTGGCTGAAACACCCATCCCGTCTTCATCCGGTATTACACAGTTCCCGCTCACCAATATCGCCACCATGGAGAATAAAGGTTGGGAACTGTCGCTCACCTACCGTCAATCCAATGCTTCAGGATTTTCTTTCGATGTTACCGGTAACGTTTCGCACAGCCAGAACAAGATCATCCGTCTCGGGTACGATGAAGGCGTGATCCAGGATGGCTCTGTTGATTACACCAACCGCACCACTACCATCACCAAAAAAGGAATTCCTCTCGGAAGTTTCTATCTCTACCAGACAGCCGGCATCTTTCAGAAACAGGAAGAGATCGCAGCTTACAAAAACAAGGATGGTGAACTGCTACAGCCCAATGCCAAACCCGGCGACCTGAAATTTGTGGATGTGAATGATGATGGAACCCTGGATGATGGAGACAAAGTGCTGATGGGAAGTTCACTTCCTGATCTCGACTTTGGCATCAACTTCAATGCTTCCTATAAGAATTGGGATCTGAGCATGTTCTTCAACGGCAAAAAAGGACTGAAGATGTACAATGGAGCAAAGATGTTCCTCTATCGCTTTTTCCGTTCTGCCGACCTCAGCAATGCCTGGACGCCGGATAATCCCAATACCGATGTGTTCCGCGTCTCCAACTCCGATGTGAACCTCAACCAGCGCGTGAGCAATTACTTCCTGGAAGATGCGTCTTTCGTTCGCCTTCGCAATATCCAGATCGGTTATACGGTGCCGTCAGACCTGCTGAAACGAGCATACCTCAGCAAGCTCCGCATCTATGTAGGCGCCTACAACCTGTTCACCATCACCAATTACACAGGTTTTGATCCGGATCTTACCAGCACAGGCATTTTCAGCCGCGGGGTAGACAGGGGTTATTATCCTCTCAGCCGCTCCTTTGTGGCAGGTATCAACCTCGGATTCTAA
- a CDS encoding tetratricopeptide repeat protein, giving the protein MLNSLTAISDLRSLQLRRYARCAIALITGCMALLSIAYPQARRVDSLREILKISGLPDSQKIRNLNQLAFWLNRDSTNEALVYSNEAYLLSLKTNNQPAQIASLLNLSEGYLYNDSYEQALEYGFAALDISKNLKSDPDIANAYTNLGWIFYDTENGNFALQYHRDALALHQKLGNRSKEATSLNAIGLVFQLKNEYDSARKYFDQSLQMARAENIPGTISAAYNNIGICENARGRYKEAVSFFQKALEIDSSRNHTPLSQAETLNQLAYSLLMLKNYPEAEAMLKRSRTMIESATSNTKKEKILDNLSISSQLYQALGNYRQAFTDLQEYTSVRNQILTRSKSDAIAALKTKKETQEKETEIRELAAEKQLRSFQRNVLALCIVLIIIIGLLFYSKLRQKQKKEKELEEIKQALIRKDLDNTLLEKAALQDKLKYKDAELKNYALFISQRNEMVRSFIEDLSDLKLEGEGKKESLTRFNKMIQKFQHDLDINKDAQDFNLSVDEIHKDFFFNLLKKYPELTENERRLCAQIRLNLSIKDIASLNNISVKSAEMARYRLRKQFSLEHGDNLNEFLKQF; this is encoded by the coding sequence ATGCTGAATAGTCTGACTGCCATATCGGATCTCCGGTCCCTGCAATTGCGGCGCTATGCCCGCTGTGCCATCGCACTCATCACCGGATGCATGGCGCTCCTGTCCATTGCTTATCCCCAGGCCCGGCGCGTTGACAGCCTGCGGGAAATTTTGAAAATCTCCGGACTGCCGGACTCTCAGAAGATCAGAAACCTCAATCAGCTCGCATTCTGGCTCAACCGCGATTCCACCAATGAAGCACTGGTCTACTCCAATGAAGCTTACCTGCTATCTCTCAAAACAAATAATCAGCCTGCACAGATCGCGTCCCTGCTTAACCTCTCCGAAGGTTATCTGTACAACGATAGCTATGAACAGGCACTTGAATACGGCTTCGCAGCCCTCGACATCAGCAAAAATCTCAAAAGCGATCCCGATATCGCCAACGCGTATACCAATCTCGGCTGGATCTTCTACGATACCGAGAACGGCAACTTCGCGCTCCAATATCACAGGGATGCCCTGGCCCTCCATCAGAAACTGGGCAATAGAAGCAAGGAAGCAACATCGCTCAACGCCATCGGCCTCGTTTTTCAATTGAAGAACGAATACGATTCTGCCCGGAAATATTTCGATCAGAGCCTTCAAATGGCCCGCGCAGAAAATATTCCCGGCACCATCAGCGCTGCTTATAATAATATAGGTATCTGTGAAAATGCCAGGGGGCGCTACAAAGAAGCCGTAAGTTTTTTCCAGAAAGCACTGGAGATCGATTCCTCCCGGAACCATACACCGCTCAGCCAGGCCGAAACGCTCAACCAGCTGGCCTACTCCCTGCTGATGCTGAAAAATTATCCGGAAGCCGAAGCCATGTTGAAAAGGTCCAGAACCATGATCGAGAGCGCCACTTCCAATACCAAAAAAGAAAAGATCCTCGATAACCTCAGCATTTCCTCGCAATTATACCAGGCCCTGGGCAATTACCGCCAGGCTTTCACGGACCTGCAGGAATACACCAGCGTGCGCAACCAGATCCTGACCAGGAGTAAAAGCGATGCTATCGCAGCACTCAAAACCAAAAAGGAAACACAGGAAAAAGAAACAGAGATCAGGGAACTGGCTGCCGAAAAACAATTGCGTTCCTTTCAGCGGAATGTACTGGCCCTTTGCATTGTGCTGATCATTATCATCGGTCTCCTTTTCTACTCGAAGCTCAGGCAAAAACAGAAAAAGGAAAAAGAGCTGGAAGAGATCAAACAGGCGCTGATCCGTAAAGACCTCGATAATACCCTCCTGGAAAAAGCCGCGCTCCAGGATAAGCTTAAGTACAAGGATGCAGAACTGAAGAATTACGCCCTGTTCATTTCACAAAGGAATGAAATGGTGCGTAGCTTCATCGAAGATCTGTCCGATCTGAAACTGGAAGGGGAGGGGAAGAAGGAAAGCCTGACCCGCTTCAATAAGATGATCCAGAAATTCCAGCACGATCTCGACATCAACAAAGACGCGCAGGATTTCAATTTATCGGTAGACGAAATCCACAAAGACTTTTTCTTTAACCTCCTGAAGAAATATCCCGAGCTAACCGAAAATGAAAGAAGACTTTGCGCACAGATCCGGCTGAATCTTTCCATCAAAGACATCGCTTCACTCAATAATATTTCCGTAAAGTCCGCCGAAATGGCCCGTTACCGCCTGCGCAAACAGTTCAGCCTGGAACATGGCGATAACCTCAATGAATTCCTTAAGCAATTTTAA
- a CDS encoding asparaginase domain-containing protein encodes MSIRIFITGGTFDKEYNELNGELFFKETHLPEMLQRARSTLDTTVRTLMMIDSLLMTDEDRELIAHQVRNSPEEKIVITHGTDTMTVTAKVLAEKVKDKTIVITGAMIPYKFGSSDGFFNLGGAMAFAQTLPHGVYICMNGRYFNWDNVRKNKRTGVFEELQ; translated from the coding sequence ATGTCTATCAGAATCTTCATTACCGGCGGAACCTTCGACAAGGAATACAATGAATTGAACGGAGAATTGTTTTTCAAGGAAACCCATCTTCCTGAAATGCTTCAGCGTGCACGCAGCACGCTGGATACCACGGTACGCACCCTTATGATGATAGACAGTTTACTGATGACGGATGAAGACCGTGAACTCATCGCCCACCAGGTGCGCAACTCTCCCGAAGAGAAGATCGTGATCACGCACGGCACGGATACCATGACCGTTACAGCCAAAGTGCTGGCGGAAAAAGTGAAGGACAAGACCATCGTGATCACCGGCGCCATGATCCCTTATAAATTCGGTTCATCCGACGGGTTCTTCAATCTCGGCGGCGCTATGGCATTTGCCCAAACCTTGCCGCATGGAGTTTATATCTGCATGAACGGAAGATATTTCAACTGGGACAATGTGCGCAAGAACAAACGCACTGGCGTATTCGAAGAATTGCAGTGA
- a CDS encoding FMN-binding glutamate synthase family protein, giving the protein MPRNQSRISASSGIIALLAIANVVLLQEVYLSGESWLVLLVALPLLLLAIYNRIQKKHAVLRNYPVIGYFRYLSEKVRPELRQYFFESDLDGRPFNRRQRSIVYQRAKNEKQTVAFGMQADPGQPGFEWLAHSLYPVTVQDKDLRVWIGNHQCSQPYHASILNIGAMSYGALSKTAVESLNEGARIGGFAHNTGEGGISNYHLMGGDLIWQIGTGYFGCRDLEGNFSDDLFRENAQKPQVKMIELKLSQGAKPGHGGLLPASKNTEEIAAIRNVQPNTTVASPPAHSAFSNPQELLWFIARLRKLSDGKPVGFKLCIGNTKEFREICRAMITTGILPDFITIDGAEGGTGAAPLEFTDHLGMPLHDALAFASRTLEEFDLKDGIRLLASGRLITGFDILKTLSLGADAVYSARGMMFALGCVQALQCDSGKCPAGVATQDPKLYKGIDITDKKQRVANFHGNTIKAVVELMEACGFKTISEITADKFFRKTDALTTRSFADIYKLHESAIANSKHSLLN; this is encoded by the coding sequence ATGCCGCGAAATCAATCAAGGATTTCGGCGAGCAGCGGTATTATTGCGCTATTGGCAATTGCGAATGTGGTCCTGCTGCAGGAGGTTTACCTCAGCGGTGAATCCTGGCTCGTATTGCTGGTAGCCCTTCCTTTATTGTTGCTTGCCATTTATAATCGAATTCAGAAGAAGCACGCCGTGCTTCGCAACTACCCGGTGATCGGGTATTTCCGTTACCTCTCGGAAAAAGTGAGGCCGGAACTCAGACAATATTTTTTTGAATCGGACCTGGACGGAAGGCCTTTCAACCGCCGTCAGCGTTCCATTGTGTACCAGCGCGCCAAAAATGAAAAACAGACGGTAGCCTTTGGTATGCAGGCGGATCCCGGTCAACCCGGATTCGAATGGCTGGCGCATTCGCTCTATCCCGTTACTGTACAGGACAAGGATCTCCGCGTTTGGATCGGTAATCACCAGTGTTCGCAACCTTATCATGCCAGTATCCTCAATATCGGCGCCATGAGCTATGGCGCATTGAGCAAAACTGCCGTGGAATCACTGAATGAAGGCGCACGCATCGGCGGCTTCGCTCATAACACCGGCGAAGGCGGCATCAGTAATTATCATCTGATGGGCGGCGACCTGATCTGGCAGATCGGTACAGGTTATTTCGGATGCCGCGACCTGGAGGGTAATTTCTCGGATGATCTTTTCCGTGAGAATGCACAGAAACCGCAGGTAAAGATGATCGAATTAAAACTCAGCCAGGGCGCCAAGCCGGGCCATGGTGGACTGCTGCCCGCATCCAAGAATACGGAGGAGATCGCTGCTATCAGGAACGTGCAACCGAATACCACGGTAGCGTCCCCTCCTGCACACAGCGCATTCAGCAACCCGCAGGAATTGCTTTGGTTCATCGCCCGTCTGCGAAAATTATCGGATGGTAAACCTGTCGGTTTCAAGCTCTGTATCGGCAATACGAAAGAATTCAGGGAGATCTGCCGCGCCATGATCACTACCGGCATCCTGCCTGACTTCATCACTATCGATGGAGCCGAAGGCGGTACCGGCGCAGCACCGCTGGAATTCACAGACCATCTCGGCATGCCGCTGCACGATGCACTGGCATTTGCCAGCCGCACACTGGAAGAATTCGACCTGAAAGATGGGATCCGTCTGCTGGCATCCGGAAGATTGATCACCGGTTTCGATATACTCAAAACATTATCGCTGGGAGCGGATGCCGTGTACAGCGCCAGGGGCATGATGTTCGCACTGGGCTGTGTTCAGGCCCTTCAATGCGACAGCGGCAAATGCCCGGCAGGCGTTGCCACGCAGGACCCGAAACTGTACAAAGGCATCGATATAACGGATAAGAAACAACGCGTTGCCAATTTCCATGGCAACACCATCAAGGCAGTGGTTGAACTGATGGAGGCCTGCGGTTTCAAAACCATCAGCGAAATAACGGCAGACAAGTTCTTCCGAAAAACCGATGCGCTTACCACTCGCAGTTTTGCCGATATCTACAAGCTGCACGAGTCAGCTATTGCCAACAGCAAACATTCATTATTAAACTAA
- a CDS encoding GreA/GreB family elongation factor has translation MKELILLKEDVQLLSSYIKGSGHLNLFDQKNADKLKEELNKGTVLNKEEFPTDVIRLNSTVTIQDNRTGKVIELMLVLPEKAAINDGKVSILAPIGTALLGYRKGQLVTWKMPAGEKLYKVMDVVNEGFA, from the coding sequence ATGAAAGAATTGATCTTACTGAAAGAAGACGTGCAGTTGCTGAGTTCCTATATCAAGGGAAGCGGGCACCTCAATCTCTTCGATCAAAAAAACGCAGACAAACTGAAAGAGGAACTGAACAAGGGAACAGTATTGAATAAAGAAGAATTCCCTACAGATGTAATTCGCTTAAACTCCACCGTTACCATACAGGACAACCGCACCGGCAAAGTGATAGAACTGATGCTGGTGCTGCCCGAGAAAGCTGCCATCAATGACGGGAAGGTTTCCATTCTCGCTCCTATCGGCACAGCACTACTCGGTTATCGCAAGGGACAGCTTGTAACCTGGAAAATGCCTGCGGGTGAAAAACTGTACAAAGTGATGGATGTGGTGAACGAAGGTTTCGCATGA
- a CDS encoding CHAT domain-containing protein — protein MLRCQSVLPFILLLLCLSVHGRAAATADSTSLPENVQAELNLSRQKDDLTSWLYARIDYAEAAPAARISFLMNTQKEAWRSYRNLPERQAWFNLLILQGYNLLQTGNMLASIQAYEKAMEFYDAYPIADTDEYVEYVLKPLGNNYTRLADYDAATFIHLKTLQILKKEGNEAEMAGVYANLATCARWKNELPDAAVYCRLGLDNAYEQTALYGLLLNTYADIMLQENKTDSALHYSERAIQHLKDWSKVYKSNSQAPGWYAAALQLNARLLLATKQPDQALLRCKEAMELQNRYFPDTKQREKAKLAVLSGDILLHYNQPQPALDSYQQALQLLLPSWKPAGADQLPPDSLLYSENTFTDALAGKAAVMAVMKYKDIALEHYFAVFRAARKLREAFSYTSSRIRDMQILRERSEAAMAIAWELHLGTSSSSLYKDRLLLITELSKAQVLQDERMMRWQMRSNIRPNDSLLLQQKRLQEAVIYYQHELMDAGKDNKANIKSLLQTAEYELALLGKRTGRTNAPSPEMLTVPALQQLYKYLPDGLTMISFFNGRQTSYLIRFDNEGVKDVLPVAGSDSLRKPVLNFVSKWFGNGPNEMINQPDQYCKESFQLYQTIFGKLEMKAIDRCILLPDGIFSYLPFDAMITGSCTGKSAGNWPFFFRQTILSQAWSLQTWYDQQQTKYPAGHFAGWFVGKSNNLSLPVLSVEKELQWLQDQIPGKYYSNESATWSAFQQEVDSAAVLHIGAHAVAATGNAFPYLQLYDQPFYLFDLQYKHFAPSLVWLGACRTGDGNLVEGEGMNSLSRAFAAAGAGGVVAGMWNVNDNASAEIMQLFYTQLGNGENAATALHKAKEEYLHNHRSNQILQLPYYWAGFTYSGHLQPVVLPSKMPAFAWVLAGICLLTLFIFFWVFFKKIYK, from the coding sequence ATGCTCCGCTGCCAGAGCGTATTGCCTTTCATATTACTGCTCCTGTGCCTCTCCGTTCATGGAAGGGCCGCTGCAACGGCAGACAGTACATCGCTACCTGAAAATGTGCAGGCAGAATTAAATCTCAGCCGGCAAAAAGATGATCTCACCTCCTGGTTGTATGCGCGAATCGACTATGCAGAAGCCGCTCCCGCAGCACGGATCAGCTTTCTGATGAATACTCAGAAAGAAGCCTGGCGCAGTTATCGCAATTTACCTGAACGGCAGGCCTGGTTCAACCTGCTCATCCTTCAAGGCTACAATCTCCTTCAAACCGGTAATATGCTGGCCAGCATCCAGGCTTATGAAAAAGCCATGGAGTTCTATGATGCCTATCCCATTGCCGATACAGATGAATATGTGGAATATGTGCTCAAGCCGCTTGGTAATAATTATACAAGACTGGCAGATTATGATGCTGCTACCTTCATCCACCTGAAAACATTACAGATACTGAAGAAGGAGGGGAACGAAGCTGAAATGGCCGGGGTATACGCCAATCTCGCCACTTGTGCAAGATGGAAAAATGAACTGCCTGACGCCGCTGTGTATTGCAGACTGGGCCTGGATAACGCCTATGAACAAACGGCGCTCTATGGATTGCTCCTGAATACCTATGCGGATATCATGTTGCAGGAAAACAAAACTGACAGCGCCCTGCACTACAGTGAGCGCGCTATTCAACACCTGAAAGACTGGAGTAAAGTATACAAATCCAACTCACAGGCGCCCGGCTGGTATGCCGCAGCACTGCAACTCAATGCAAGATTACTGCTGGCTACAAAACAACCGGACCAGGCCCTGCTGCGCTGCAAAGAAGCGATGGAATTGCAGAACCGCTATTTCCCTGATACCAAACAACGCGAAAAAGCGAAACTCGCTGTGTTGTCAGGCGATATCCTCCTGCACTACAATCAGCCACAACCCGCGCTGGACAGCTATCAGCAGGCGCTTCAATTATTATTGCCTTCCTGGAAGCCCGCCGGCGCCGATCAGCTTCCTCCCGATTCATTGCTCTACTCCGAGAATACATTCACTGACGCACTGGCCGGCAAAGCCGCTGTGATGGCTGTTATGAAATACAAAGACATTGCACTGGAACATTATTTCGCCGTCTTCCGCGCAGCCAGGAAATTACGCGAAGCATTTTCCTACACCAGTTCACGCATCAGGGATATGCAGATATTGCGCGAACGCTCCGAAGCGGCAATGGCCATTGCCTGGGAACTGCATTTGGGAACAAGCTCTTCTTCACTGTATAAAGACCGGTTGTTACTGATCACCGAACTGAGCAAAGCACAGGTATTGCAGGATGAAAGAATGATGAGATGGCAAATGCGCAGCAATATCAGGCCAAACGATTCTCTTTTACTGCAACAGAAAAGATTGCAGGAAGCCGTGATCTATTATCAGCACGAGCTGATGGATGCCGGGAAGGACAATAAGGCCAATATCAAATCGCTGTTGCAAACTGCCGAATATGAACTGGCACTGCTGGGCAAACGTACCGGCAGAACAAATGCGCCGTCTCCTGAAATGCTCACCGTTCCTGCATTGCAGCAATTATACAAATATCTTCCCGATGGATTGACGATGATCAGTTTTTTCAATGGCCGGCAAACCAGTTACCTGATCCGTTTCGATAATGAAGGCGTGAAAGATGTACTGCCGGTTGCAGGATCAGACAGTCTCCGTAAACCGGTACTGAATTTCGTTTCGAAATGGTTTGGCAACGGCCCCAATGAAATGATCAATCAGCCTGATCAATATTGCAAAGAGAGCTTTCAGTTATATCAGACCATTTTCGGAAAACTGGAAATGAAAGCTATTGACCGATGCATCTTGCTTCCCGATGGAATTTTCAGCTACCTGCCATTCGATGCGATGATAACAGGATCCTGTACCGGTAAATCAGCCGGCAACTGGCCATTCTTTTTCAGGCAAACCATATTGTCGCAGGCCTGGAGTCTTCAAACCTGGTACGATCAGCAACAAACAAAATATCCGGCCGGTCATTTTGCCGGCTGGTTTGTGGGTAAAAGCAATAATCTGTCATTACCGGTGTTGTCTGTTGAAAAGGAATTGCAATGGTTGCAGGACCAGATCCCAGGAAAATATTACTCCAATGAAAGTGCCACCTGGAGCGCATTTCAGCAGGAGGTGGACAGTGCGGCCGTACTGCATATCGGCGCACATGCAGTTGCTGCAACCGGTAATGCATTTCCCTATTTGCAATTGTATGATCAGCCTTTCTATCTTTTCGACCTTCAGTATAAACATTTCGCACCTTCACTGGTATGGCTGGGCGCCTGCAGAACTGGTGATGGTAACCTGGTGGAAGGAGAGGGGATGAACAGCCTGAGCCGTGCTTTTGCCGCTGCCGGCGCAGGGGGCGTGGTAGCCGGTATGTGGAATGTGAACGACAATGCCTCAGCCGAGATCATGCAGCTGTTCTACACACAACTTGGTAATGGTGAGAATGCCGCTACTGCATTGCACAAAGCAAAAGAGGAATACCTGCACAATCATCGCAGCAATCAGATACTGCAACTGCCTTACTATTGGGCAGGATTCACGTACAGCGGGCACCTGCAGCCTGTTGTACTGCCGTCGAAAATGCCGGCTTTTGCCTGGGTGCTGGCGGGTATATGTTTGCTTACATTGTTCATATTCTTCTGGGTGTTCTTCAAAAAGATCTACAAATAA